A stretch of the Aggregatibacter sp. HMT-949 genome encodes the following:
- the gmk gene encoding guanylate kinase has product MSQGNLYILSAPSGAGKSSLISALLERDSSTPKMVSISHTTRAPRPGESHGVHYYFVSKAEFESLIEQDLFLEYATVFGGNYYGTSLPAIEQNLAKGIDVFLDIDWQGAQQIREKVPSVKSIFILPPSLPELERRLIGRGQDKDYVIAERMAKAKNEISHYDEYDYVIVNDNFEQALGDLQSILRTERLTKTYQQTANAVLLNQLLDK; this is encoded by the coding sequence GTGTCTCAAGGCAATTTATATATTCTTTCAGCTCCGAGCGGTGCTGGTAAATCCTCTTTGATTTCCGCCTTATTGGAACGTGATTCCTCCACTCCAAAAATGGTGTCGATATCTCATACCACTCGGGCGCCGCGACCGGGCGAAAGTCATGGCGTGCATTATTATTTTGTGTCAAAAGCGGAATTCGAATCTTTAATTGAACAAGATTTGTTTTTAGAATATGCCACGGTTTTCGGCGGTAATTATTACGGTACTTCGTTGCCAGCGATTGAGCAGAATCTAGCGAAAGGCATCGATGTATTTTTAGATATCGATTGGCAGGGGGCGCAACAGATTCGTGAAAAAGTACCTTCTGTAAAAAGTATTTTCATTTTACCCCCGTCTTTGCCGGAACTGGAGCGCCGTTTGATTGGTCGTGGGCAAGATAAGGACTACGTGATTGCTGAACGCATGGCAAAAGCAAAAAATGAAATTTCGCATTATGACGAATATGATTACGTCATTGTGAACGATAATTTCGAGCAGGCGTTAGGCGATTTGCAAAGCATTTTGCGTACGGAACGTTTAACTAAAACTTATCAACAAACAGCGAATGCGGTGCTATTAAATCAACTACTGGATAAGTAG